In Phycisphaerae bacterium, the sequence CGAGGTCGCGCCCCCGGCGGCGGTTCCACCCCCCGCCGACGCGGTGCAGGTCTTGCGCCTCGCGCCGCACGGCACCGTCGGGCTGGAGCTGGACCTGCGCGCGGCGTACCCCGAAATTCGCTACAGCGGCGAATACCGCGTCGAATGGCAGCCGCTGGACGGTCAACTCGGCACCGCTTCGGCCACGTTTCGGATCGAGCCGCGCAAGGACGCCATCATCGTGTTCGACCAGGGCAAGCTGACATGCGTGCTCGACTACGACGGGGCCCCGCGCAACGTGGAGAACTTCCTCGATCTCGTCCGCAGCGGATTCTACAGCGGCAAGACCGTCCATCGCGTGATCCCCGGCTTCATCCTCCAGGGCGGTTGCCCGAAAGGCGACGGCACGGGCACGCGTCCCGACGGCAGGCTCATGCCGGCCGAGCTGCGCGACATTCCGGTCGATGTCGGCACGGTGATGATGGCGCACAAGCCCAGCGATCCGAACTCGGCGAGCTGCCAGTTCTTCGTAGCGCTGGCGCGTGTGAAGGAGCTCGACGGGCAGTACACGGTCATCGGCCAGGCGCGCGACCCGGAGAGCCTGCGCACGTTGGCGGCGCTCGGCGATGTCTCCGTGGATGAGCGTGACCGGCCGCTCAGCCCGCTGATCATCCGCTCCATCAACCTTGTCGATTCCGACCAGGACCGCGTGCGCCACCTCGAGTCTTCCCCGCCGGTGAAGTCGGTCACCGCCACGTCGGCCCCGAGCGCGCAGCCGTAGCGACCGCGACAGGCTCGCGACTTGTGCGCATGCAACGTTCGAGTGGCAGTCAGCACTCGAGTAGCAAGGTCTGGCGCAGCCAGGCCGTGGATTCGGGAGGGGCGAAGTTCCCGCTGAGCCGTTTCCGCGTGGCACACTCTAACGCCGCCAGGCCGTGGCCCGCACCGTGCGCTCAAGGCGTGCCCGGCCACACGCCCATCAGCCGCTGCAACATGCCGAAATCCGCGAGATCGACGTCGTGGTCGCCGTTGGTGTCGCCGCAGTTGCACAGATGCGTCGGCGAGTACACAAGGTCCGGCCCGCGCAGGCAGAAGCAAAACGTCGGGAGATCACCCCAGCCAAGTTGCCCATTTCCGTTGCAGTCACCCGGCGTCGCCTGGCATTCGTCCGGCACAGAGTTCTCATCCAAATCCGCGCTCGTGCCCTGCGCGATATCGCATTCGTCCGGGATGCCGTTGGGTTGGCAGTCGAGACTGGAGCCTCCGGCGATGTCACATTCATCCGGCAGGACGTTTCCGTTGCAGTCGAAACTGGCGCCGCTGGCGAGATCGCACTCGTCGAGCACACCATTCACGTTGCAGTCCGTGCTTGTGCCCTGCGACAGGTCGCAGTCGTCCGGCACACCGTTGGCGTTGCAGTCGTTCTCAAGCTGACACTCGTCGGGCACGCCGTCGCTGTTGCAGTCAGGGCTCGTGCCGCCGGCGATATCGCACGGATCCGCCACGCTGTTCCCGTTGCAGTCCGGCTGACACTCGTCCGGCGTGCCGTCGCCGTCACAGTCGTCGCTCCCGCCCCACGCGATATCGCACTCATCGAGCGTGCCGTTCGCGTTACAGTCGGTATGCCCCGGCGTCCCGAGCTCGCAGGCGTCGAAGATGCCGTTGCCGTTGCAATCGACCCACGGCTCGCAGTCGTCCGGCAGCTCGTTCGCGTTGCAGTCGGTGCTCGTGCCGTCGGCGATGTCGCACGGATCGGCGACGCCATTCGTGTTGCAGTCCGGTTGGCACTCGTCCGGCACGCCGTTCTGGTCGCAATCCGGGCTGGAACCCACGACTATGTCGACGCTGTCGATCTGGCCGTTCTGGTTGCAGTCCGCCTGGTACTCGTACGCACCGATATCGATGATCGGCGGCGTGCCGTGCCCGGGGTCCGGAATCGCCACGGGATCATCAACGAAGCGCGGCGCATTATCGAGGTCCCACGGCAGCGGCTCGGTCGTGTCGCCGTCTCCGTCCAGATCGAACGTATCGGCCGGGACGGCGTCGTTGTCGCCCGCGTCGATCGCCGCCGAACCGGAGCGCAGCCGCAGGTCGTCGTCGATGGTCCCGAAGATGTGATCAGGGCCGTCGGGATCGTAGAAGCGTGGCTCGCCGCCCGTGTTGCCAACGCCGGGCCAGCCGCCCTCGACGACGCTGTAGCGCACCGTCGCAGCCGGGCAGCCCCAGTCCGCGCCATTCCAGATGATGCAGTTGGTGAAGTCGCGGGCCTGCCCGCCGTAGACCACGTGGCCGAGCACGCTGCCTGCGGTGGTTGCAGTGATTGTGCTATTGCGGACTGTGAGAGTCGCTTCACCGTACAGGTAGACGCCTCCGCCATGCATTGCTGAGGAATTCCCGTCGAGGATGTTATTCACGAGCGTCACCGAACAGTCACGGTACGCATAGATCGCGCCGCCCCCTTGGAAGTCGAACTCATCCTCGACTCCGCTCGCGTGGTTACCGACGAAATGGCAGTCCGTGAAGACGCACTGCGTCGGTACGTCCCAGCCCCAAATGCCCGCGGCCCCACCTGCTCCCCTTGGGTCGGCTGTATTGTTCACAAACTGGCAGCGCACAACTTCCGCGGTGATATCCGTCAGATCAATGGCACCGCTTGAGCAAATCCAGTTGCCGTCGTGCCGCGCCGTATTGCCAGCAAAGTGACAATTGCTGATCTTCGCAGTCCCGTCGCTGCAGCAGAGGGCGCCGCCGCCGGGCCCCCAGTTGCTTACGAACGCGACGACGCTGTTCGCCTCAAACCAGCAGCGCGTGATCAGCGGATTGCTCGTCGCGCCGTCCGGGGCATCGATGCACACGGCGCCGCCGAGCTGCGCCTGGTTGCGTTGGAACACGCAGTCCGCAATCGTGGGAGAGGTAGCGCGGCCAAAGACCGCACCGCCAAGGGATATGTTCCACCAAGGATGTTCCACGATTTGTGTCAGCGGCGCGCAGCCGTTGCGAATGGTCACGGCGCGCAAGGTCGCCTGTGGCCCCTCGCCGCCGGGAAACGAAAACGCCCGGTGTCGATCCGTCGGACTGGCCGCGCAGTCGATGACAGTCGCCGCCACCGTCGCCGGATCGTTCGGGTCCGACCCCCGCACCGTGATCTGCCGGCCGAAGTAGCTCAGGTCGCGATTGCCGGGGCCGGTGTACGTGCCCGGCGCCAGCACGACCTCGTCCAGGTGCCACGCCTGCCCCATGGCCGTGCCGATCGTGGCCTTCGGCCCGTGCGTGCCATCCCACTCGCCCGCCAAGCCGTCCCAGAGGTCATTCCCCGCCGTCGGGTTCACGTACAACGTCTGCGGCGCCCCGCAAATCGCGGCCAGCCGCAGCCTCTCAGGCCACTCGGCGCTGTAGCTGAGCAGCAGGTGTCCCGAGGCCAGGCGCACCATGCCCAGCATGTACGTCCAGCACGAATCGAGCTCCGTCGTCAGCCACTGCCCGTCGACGCGCCAGGAGCACTTCAACGTGTTTGCCTCGGGGTCCATGTGGCCAATGACCGGATCGCCACCCGCATTGAACCCCAGCGCGCACGCCCAGCCGCCGGCCGCGACAAGCGAGTCCGTCCAGGTCGCGCCGTTGAACTCGGCGTAACTGAGCTGGTAGGTATTCCACCAGATGCTGTGGGCGATGGCCGGCTGCCCGGATGGCCCAAGCGCCAGACTGACATAGTCAGCGCCGATATCCGCCACGTCGCTCGTCTGCCAAACCCCCTCTTCCAGCCACGCATACCGCACGCGCCCGCCACTGCTGTACGCGACGGCCGGCGCGCCCGACGGCAGAACAAACAGGCTCGGACGACACGAACTGCCCGCGTCCACCACTGTGTGCTGCCAACTCGTGCCGTCCCGGCAGGCGTAGACGAGCTGGTGGCTGGCCTGCTCCACGTACACCATCACCGGCGTGCCGTCGGGCAGAACCGCCAGCACCGGCGAGTCATAGATCTCGACGCCGCTGAGGACTGTCGTGCAGTGCCACGCACTGCCATCAAACTCGGAATAGCGCAGCTCGTCAGTCGCCGTCTTGACGTAGGCGAGCGCCGGCCGGCCGGATGGCAGAATCGCCAGGCCGGCTCCCCGGCACGACCCGGACTCGACCACCGTGGCCTGCCATGTACCACCATCGAACCAGGCATACCGCTCGCCATACCCGTCGCTGGCGACAGCGGGCAGCCCATTCGGCAGCAGCGCGAGACTGCTCGAATAGCCCCACCAGTTGCCGATGTCGAACAGCAGAATCGGCGGCGACGCCCACGCGACGCCGCTCAACAGCGCACTGACGATGCCTGCGACCAGCAGTCTCGCGGCCGGCGTATAGGTGGGCATGTGCAGACCTCCGGCGGGACCACGCCGCCCCCGACCGGCGCGCTGCGCACCCCGAACGCGCACCCGCACACGGCCCTGAACTCAGGTGTCCCCGTGTACGGCCCAGTATACCGCCCACACCGGACCGAACCAATAAACCGATAACCCCCGGACCCCCGATTGTGCCCCAGCGCACTGCCGCCCTACCGCCGCCGAGCGGTCACACGTCCGATCAACCGCCGTCCGCCTAGTCTTCCAGTCGCAGCGGCGGCGGCTCGGACTTCGGCCGGTACTTGTCCACCAGCGCGCGGAGCTTCGGCTGGTCCGGCTTCAGCTCCAGGCTGCGATGCCACGCTTCCAGCGCCTCGTCGCGCAGGGACGCATCGTCCGGCTTGTCCAGGTAGAGCGTCATCAGCACCACGCCGAGTCCCGCGTGCGCTGCCGCGTTGTTCGCGTCCAGCTCCAGCGCCTTGCGGTAGCTCTCGACCGCAGGCTCGAGCGCCCCCTGTCGCCACAGTGTGTAACCGAGCCGCTCGTGCCCGACGGACAGCGTGGGATCCATCTTCAGCGCCGCCTTCAGCGTGCGGTGCGCCGTCTCCCAGCGTTCCTGGTTCAGGTACACCGTCGCCAGATTGACCAGCACGACCGGCTGCGCCCCCTCGCACTCCAGCGACTCCTTGTACGACTTGATCGCCTCGTACTCCTGCCCCGACGCCGCCAGGGCCGCGCCCAGGTTGCTGCGCGCGTACGCGTTCTGCGGCTGCAGCTTGACTGCGGTCTGGTAGCTGTCGATGGCCTTGTCGTACTCGCCCATCTGGTGATAACACGTCGCCAGCCGGAAACGCATGTCAAAGTTCTGCGGGTCCAGCTCGCAGGCCAGCACGTAGGCCCGGATCGCCTGCGCCATCTTCTCCAGCAGGCGGTATACCTCGCCCAGCTCGAACACCGGCTTCACGCTCTTCGGATCCAGTCGCACCGCCTGTTCCAGCGACTCCGCCGCCAGCGTCAACTCGCCCTGCTCCTTGTAAGCCATGCCCAAGTGATAATGCCCCTCGGCGAATTGCGGATCGAGCTGCACCGCCGCGCGAAACTCGCGCAGCGCCGCTTCACGCTGCTGGGCCGCCAGCGCCTTCTGGCCGTCAGCGATGTGCATCCGCGCCAGCTCGCGGTTGATCATGCAGCCCCCGCACACGCCCGCCACCCCCAGCGCCACACACGCCAGCCAGACCCTGCTTCGCACTCGCGTCACCATGATTCCCCGCTCACCAGCATCCCTCGAGCCAACCGCGCTTGCAGACGGACCGCGCCGACCGCTGACTTGTCTTGTAGCAGCGCGCGGGCCACGCCGTCAACGCCGGCGCCCACCCGCACCACGCTTATCGGTCCTTGCGCCGCACCGTGCTCACTCGGTCGCCGGCGCGCTTGCCGCCGGACCGGCCAGGCGCCAGCCCTCGACGTAGCTCGCCGCGAGGGCCCGTACGAGTTCGTCGGCGTCATCACGGGCCAGGCTCTCCGCCCGGGCGGCGAACTCGCGGCCCTGCCGCGCCAGCACCCGCACCGCCATCAGCCGCACGAGCCAGTGCTCATGCGCGAGGCAGCTCTCGACCGCGGCCGTGAACTCGCGATCCAGACCCATCATCTGCAGGGCGTCGAGCGTCCGCACCCGCCGCTCCCATGCTTCGCTGCGCAGCAGGTCCAGGAGCACGGCCCGCAGACGGTCCACCGGCACCGGCCCCGGCGCGTAGTTCAACCGCTTCAAATCAGCCCGTTGCCGCTCGCCCAGCAGCTCCGCCGCCAGCTCGATCGCCCGCCAGCGCGCCGCGTCCGACCCGCCGCCGATCGCGCTCAGCAGCGCCGTCAGGGCCTCCCGCCCGGTCGCGGCCGGCAGCCGGTTGAAATACACCGGCGGCCGCAACTGCTGGCCCCCCAGACTCGCCCGCCACTGCCCGTCGGCTCCCAGTTCGGCATCGAGCAGCACCTGCACTTCGATGCGCTGCGCCTGCTGCGGCGTCTGCCGCGACGCCTGCCGGATCGGCCCGACGTCAATCGTCCTCCGCACCTGCACCGACTGCCCTGGGTAGAGCACGCGGACGCGATCCACGCTGACCGTCTGCAGCGCCGGGAAGCTGCGGGTCCGGTCGCCTTCCATGCGGAAGGAGAGCATGAAGACCGGGTTCGCCATCGCTTCGGGCCCGAGCGTTACTGGAAACGGGCCACGGTTCGTCAGCGCGAATGTCGCGAGCCACGGCTCGCCCGGCGCCGGGCTCAGGTCATCGAGCGTCACGCGGGCTTCGACATAGCGGCCCGGATCGTCATAGTACGTCAGCACCCGCGCGTCGAAGGCCGCCAGCGCGGCGACGAGCTCAGGGTCTGGCCGACGCATCGGTTGCGACGCCGCGACCGGC encodes:
- a CDS encoding peptidylprolyl isomerase, translating into MCDTLTRGALAGVLVLCSAGPLLGRAQDGAGAPAQPPPGLRAELQALRVLYNPDFPIRLRFLLINTADEPADLPLAEPVAAGDGITLPLQLVVGTGAQRPLKVIHGTETPVEVAPPAAVPPPADAVQVLRLAPHGTVGLELDLRAAYPEIRYSGEYRVEWQPLDGQLGTASATFRIEPRKDAIIVFDQGKLTCVLDYDGAPRNVENFLDLVRSGFYSGKTVHRVIPGFILQGGCPKGDGTGTRPDGRLMPAELRDIPVDVGTVMMAHKPSDPNSASCQFFVALARVKELDGQYTVIGQARDPESLRTLAALGDVSVDERDRPLSPLIIRSINLVDSDQDRVRHLESSPPVKSVTATSAPSAQP
- a CDS encoding tetratricopeptide repeat protein: MRSRVWLACVALGVAGVCGGCMINRELARMHIADGQKALAAQQREAALREFRAAVQLDPQFAEGHYHLGMAYKEQGELTLAAESLEQAVRLDPKSVKPVFELGEVYRLLEKMAQAIRAYVLACELDPQNFDMRFRLATCYHQMGEYDKAIDSYQTAVKLQPQNAYARSNLGAALAASGQEYEAIKSYKESLECEGAQPVVLVNLATVYLNQERWETAHRTLKAALKMDPTLSVGHERLGYTLWRQGALEPAVESYRKALELDANNAAAHAGLGVVLMTLYLDKPDDASLRDEALEAWHRSLELKPDQPKLRALVDKYRPKSEPPPLRLED
- a CDS encoding right-handed parallel beta-helix repeat-containing protein; its protein translation is MPTYTPAARLLVAGIVSALLSGVAWASPPILLFDIGNWWGYSSSLALLPNGLPAVASDGYGERYAWFDGGTWQATVVESGSCRGAGLAILPSGRPALAYVKTATDELRYSEFDGSAWHCTTVLSGVEIYDSPVLAVLPDGTPVMVYVEQASHQLVYACRDGTSWQHTVVDAGSSCRPSLFVLPSGAPAVAYSSGGRVRYAWLEEGVWQTSDVADIGADYVSLALGPSGQPAIAHSIWWNTYQLSYAEFNGATWTDSLVAAGGWACALGFNAGGDPVIGHMDPEANTLKCSWRVDGQWLTTELDSCWTYMLGMVRLASGHLLLSYSAEWPERLRLAAICGAPQTLYVNPTAGNDLWDGLAGEWDGTHGPKATIGTAMGQAWHLDEVVLAPGTYTGPGNRDLSYFGRQITVRGSDPNDPATVAATVIDCAASPTDRHRAFSFPGGEGPQATLRAVTIRNGCAPLTQIVEHPWWNISLGGAVFGRATSPTIADCVFQRNQAQLGGAVCIDAPDGATSNPLITRCWFEANSVVAFVSNWGPGGGALCCSDGTAKISNCHFAGNTARHDGNWICSSGAIDLTDITAEVVRCQFVNNTADPRGAGGAAGIWGWDVPTQCVFTDCHFVGNHASGVEDEFDFQGGGAIYAYRDCSVTLVNNILDGNSSAMHGGGVYLYGEATLTVRNSTITATTAGSVLGHVVYGGQARDFTNCIIWNGADWGCPAATVRYSVVEGGWPGVGNTGGEPRFYDPDGPDHIFGTIDDDLRLRSGSAAIDAGDNDAVPADTFDLDGDGDTTEPLPWDLDNAPRFVDDPVAIPDPGHGTPPIIDIGAYEYQADCNQNGQIDSVDIVVGSSPDCDQNGVPDECQPDCNTNGVADPCDIADGTSTDCNANELPDDCEPWVDCNGNGIFDACELGTPGHTDCNANGTLDECDIAWGGSDDCDGDGTPDECQPDCNGNSVADPCDIAGGTSPDCNSDGVPDECQLENDCNANGVPDDCDLSQGTSTDCNVNGVLDECDLASGASFDCNGNVLPDECDIAGGSSLDCQPNGIPDECDIAQGTSADLDENSVPDECQATPGDCNGNGQLGWGDLPTFCFCLRGPDLVYSPTHLCNCGDTNGDHDVDLADFGMLQRLMGVWPGTP